One bacterium DNA window includes the following coding sequences:
- a CDS encoding ornithine cyclodeaminase family protein, whose translation MSAKKLLYLSKRDLEDIALPMNEIVAALEQVFREKGRGEVEMPPKPGIHPQEDSSIRAMLAYIPSLKTAGVKWISGYGRNYIAGLPNINGLIILNDPKTGVPKAIMDCTWITAMRTGAATAVAAKYLAKKDSKTLGIIACGRLGRTNVRALLNTFKLERVYAYDIDFQRAKIFAKEVQEWCPAEVIPVRTVKRAVEELDIVVTSGPIVDKPEPPIKAAWLKPGSFGCALDFDASFEPKAFSQAQLLVTDDIPQFEYFRGTGYFKQTPEPHLDLGKLVAEPKRRRRNPATRTLSIQLGIGILDIAVGKLVYDRALEMDDIGTELPF comes from the coding sequence GTGTCCGCGAAAAAACTACTCTACCTGTCAAAGAGAGACTTAGAGGACATCGCTCTTCCGATGAACGAAATCGTCGCGGCTCTCGAGCAAGTCTTTCGTGAGAAGGGGCGTGGTGAAGTAGAAATGCCACCAAAGCCAGGCATTCATCCGCAAGAAGACTCCAGCATTCGTGCCATGCTCGCGTATATACCAAGCCTGAAGACCGCTGGGGTAAAGTGGATATCCGGATACGGAAGGAATTATATCGCCGGCCTGCCCAATATTAACGGGCTTATTATCCTCAACGATCCGAAAACAGGCGTTCCGAAGGCTATTATGGATTGCACCTGGATCACAGCAATGAGAACAGGGGCAGCAACTGCCGTTGCCGCAAAATACCTTGCAAAAAAAGATTCAAAAACGTTAGGAATTATCGCTTGTGGCAGACTGGGAAGAACAAACGTAAGAGCGCTGCTCAATACGTTTAAGCTAGAGAGAGTCTATGCGTATGATATTGATTTTCAGCGAGCAAAGATATTCGCAAAAGAGGTTCAAGAGTGGTGCCCCGCCGAAGTAATCCCCGTACGTACGGTAAAGCGAGCGGTAGAAGAACTCGATATCGTCGTCACGAGTGGACCGATTGTTGATAAGCCCGAACCGCCGATTAAAGCTGCTTGGCTTAAGCCTGGCTCATTCGGATGTGCTCTTGATTTTGATGCATCCTTTGAACCAAAGGCGTTCTCACAGGCACAACTCCTCGTTACTGATGACATCCCTCAATTTGAGTACTTCCGAGGGACTGGATACTTCAAGCAAACTCCTGAGCCCCACCTCGATCTGGGAAAACTTGTCGCCGAGCCGAAGCGACGGCGGCGAAATCCTGCAACACGAACTCTGAGCATTCAGCTGGGAATTGGGATTCTCGATATAGCGGTGGGCAAACTCGTATATGACCGGGCCTTGGAAATGGATGATATTGGGACCGAACTTCCTTTTTAA